Below is a genomic region from Rhododendron vialii isolate Sample 1 chromosome 5a, ASM3025357v1.
CATCATCAAtgcaaaaatcaaataaggagGACCCCGTTGCTAGGCTATCCTTCTCGAATTGTCTCAACAGACGCTCTCTTGGCGACTCAGGCTCACTTTCAGAACTCAAGCCAAATGGACTATGCTCTATCCCAAGCATGTCCAAGAACTCACTAGCTACAGAGTTGGTAACATTGTCCAAACTGAGTGACTTGCCTTTGCGACTTGCTTTATAGCTTGATTTATCTTCCGCGTAATTTTTTCCGATATCGGGAATTTGGAACTCACTTTCTGGGGTATCCACCCATGTTGCCACGTCTGACTCAACATGCAAGGCTGAATCAAGATCTTTCATGAGTAATTCTTTATAGGTTGATTTATCTTCCTCGTAATCTTTTCCAATATTGGGAATTTGGAAATCACCTTCTGGGGTATCCACCCATGTTGCCACGTCTGAATCAACATGCAAGGCTAAATCGAGATCTttcatgagtaattctttggtGCACGAATCATTCTCTTTGGAAATTAAATCACCCACAACAAACTCGTCTCTGGGACAGTCGAATTCTTCAACCTGGGGATGAAGCTTGCTGTCCTCTTCAAGGGATGTCACCATATCTATGTTAATTTTTGGAAGGTCAGAAATTTCAATTTCAGTATCATTACCAGCCTTTAAGATACCTTCCTCTGACTGTACCCGTTCCTTTGACGACAGTTCTATCCCATGCTCCACAAAAGAAAACTCACCATCTTCGCGCTCGTTTTCGGCATTCTCCTTGCCAGCATCTGACAAGTACGAGTTTGATTTGAGGGGCTCAAACGGTTCAGAAGAATCATCAACCTCAACCGTAGGATTCAACTTCTCTTCATCAAATTTCTGATACAATATACTTACTGAATCAGAAAGTTCTGAACTTGATATTGGCAAAACCTCATGAAGATCCTTTATGTCTTCTACCGAACGAGATGAAGTATAAGACCTAATAGGAAGGCTTCCAGCACGCTGTATTGTACTCTTATAACCactttggtcattttttgtCAGCGGTTTGCCCATACTCGCGTTATTCCGCTTCAAACTAAAGACCTCCGGAGCATCCCTGTTAGAGGTAGGAGCGATAGAATTATTCCCAACTACCAAATAACCAAAACTGACATTCATAGTTGCTCCTTTAGCCATGCCTGATAGCTTGAAACTCGTTGTCCACTTTCCAGAGCTCTTCTCCTCCTCTAGCTCCTCCAAAGTAAGAGGAAGCAACCTAGTGAGATCAACACGATGTTTTCCCAAATCAAGCTCAGGAGCACCAACTAATGCTGCATACAACAAGAAATGCTTCGCTTCATACTTTGCTGAATGGTGGGGTCCATTTCTACTGCCATAAACCGAGCATGTGAGTTCCAAGTGTTCTTCAACATCGGCTACTCCTTGAAAAACACTAACAGGATGAGTCACCAACCCACTGTCCCGCCTCTTCCAATGCACAGAGATACTAAGGTTGTCAAAATGAGAGGGCAACCCTTCAATAGAATGGACTTCCAGTGAGAAACAGCAATTGAACCTACGATTTCTGACATGAGTTAAGGCCTTTAAGGCCTTCCAACTCCAAATGGACTTCTTATCCTTATTTAACGACTCTTCCTTAACATCCTTAAGCTTTGGTTTGGGTTCCGGCAGACGGGCTTTTCCGGCAGATTTTGATCGATTATTCAGGGTCGAAGACGAGGAGCTCTTTGAACGCGCTTTATCCAAGTATAGGGCTTTACTTATGGCTTCAATATCATGTAACAACTTCCCATTACCAGAATCATCACCAGTTTTCTTTCTAGAATCAACTCTCGACAACATCTTcttgcaaaaccaaaaaaaaggtaaaaaaatttaagcaccacAATCAGATTCCACACTGTTATGAATATGCAGAACCCCAGCACAGGATCTAGGCAGTACGAATGAAGAGAATAAAAGAATCAAAGGCACAAACACACAAGAACCACAATGTATCTAGTTCACCCATTATGGGCTATCTCAACTTTTGACTGCGGTTGTTTTGCAAATGATGAATAATACAATGTATGCAATGGTGTTCCCCAGCGCTATGGAAAAAAATGGATCATTTGTCTGGCTATTGTTGTTCCCTCAGAGTTAGGAAGCAAGACATCGATTTTTCAATAAGATCAATTCTTTTGATTGCATGATGGACTTTATTTATAATCATGAGAATAAATCCTACTCCTTCTAGTCCTGGGGCTTCtatgcttgaaaaaaaaaacctggagGCTGGGGCATATCGTTCAAATCATTGGAACGGTCCTACATGCAGTCTTTCTACCAAGCAATATGCCTAATATTTATAACGCTCTTTTAGTTACAGGTTGAGATATTGTCAGTCAACACGCAAAATTGACCTTaggcaaaataacaaaacaaatgcacATGGCTAAGTGAACAATCCCATCAAGCTCAATACTATTTAGTACACAACCAATATACCGAATATGAATCCAATCACTCCATGTtaaccaatgttctaaaaattgctagGTGCTAGTCAGGCGAAAAAGGGGCGCTTAGCACCTAGGCCGACTAGTCGGCTGCCTAATCTAGGCATTGGACCACCACCTAGTGCATAGGCGGGGACTAGTCGGCCTAGGCggctgacttttagaacactgatgtTGTTAACTACTCAATTTCAATCATGTAGTACAAACATTTTATGGTGCATATCTCTATTGTAGTGAAATTACATAACCTAACTGGCCAAAATATGTATGAACCTAAAGGCTAAAACCACCAATCAAACCCTAATAGAAGAAAAATTGACAGGTTTGGGCTTACCTGGATTCAAATCTGTCGTGACCCAGATAAAGAAAACCGTCGATTACTTCATCGTTTCAGCCTCTGCAACAATTCCGTTTGTCAATTTActgcacatatatatacacacaacaCAATCGTATGAGCGTTATATATAGCTGAATAGTACAAACAAGGTGAAGAAGAGACGGAGTATGACGGGCGACGATGCTTAGGCCGGGGATTTCTCcccagattctctctctctctctctctctctctctctctctctctctctaaaactctctTCCTATCTCTCCTCTCTATTTGGCTAAACCATATGTCacattcaaagttcaaaccaaaACTAGCGTAGAAAATATGGAGTGATATTTACAGTGGAGCCCCTGTGTATTTGGAGAATAGTATATTTATCACCTATACCATTGTTTGTTTGCGTAATTTACCCTGGATTCTCTGGTTCTTTCTGATATATCCTCGCCTacgttttcttttttcattttcctttatatctgttaattatctatttttcacttttcagaaTAAGTAAGACGGCTTGTTTCATTTGAAATGTTCAGGGTGACCAATTGAGCTAATCTACATCATAG
It encodes:
- the LOC131325367 gene encoding protein PLASTID MOVEMENT IMPAIRED 1-RELATED 1, producing the protein MLSRVDSRKKTGDDSGNGKLLHDIEAISKALYLDKARSKSSSSSTLNNRSKSAGKARLPEPKPKLKDVKEESLNKDKKSIWSWKALKALTHVRNRRFNCCFSLEVHSIEGLPSHFDNLSISVHWKRRDSGLVTHPVSVFQGVADVEEHLELTCSVYGSRNGPHHSAKYEAKHFLLYAALVGAPELDLGKHRVDLTRLLPLTLEELEEEKSSGKWTTSFKLSGMAKGATMNVSFGYLVVGNNSIAPTSNRDAPEVFSLKRNNASMGKPLTKNDQSGYKSTIQRAGSLPIRSYTSSRSVEDIKDLHEVLPISSSELSDSVSILYQKFDEEKLNPTVEVDDSSEPFEPLKSNSYLSDAGKENAENEREDGEFSFVEHGIELSSKERVQSEEGILKAGNDTEIEISDLPKINIDMVTSLEEDSKLHPQVEEFDCPRDEFVVGDLISKENDSCTKELLMKDLDLALHVDSDVATWVDTPEGDFQIPNIGKDYEEDKSTYKELLMKDLDSALHVESDVATWVDTPESEFQIPDIGKNYAEDKSSYKASRKGKSLSLDNVTNSVASEFLDMLGIEHSPFGLSSESEPESPRERLLRQFEKDSLATGSSLFDFCIDDEVELGNEAPTSVWETFNEDLDPYPFAQASNVKLKLSEKLSEKLKLETQEERSKTRASMLEDLETEALMREWGLNEKSFQHSPPNSSGGFGSPIDLSPEEPPQLPSLGEGLGPFIQTKNGGFLRSMNPTLFSNAKSGGNLVMQVSSPVVVPAEMGSGVMGILQHLASVGIEKLSMQANKLMPLEDITGKTMQQIAWEAAPSLEAPERQVLLQHELEAGLNMDGGQKRVKGKSSGHGSKKVDSSSVGKEMDSEYVSLEDLAPLAMDKIEALSIEGLRIQSGMSDEDAPSNISPQSVGEISALQGKRVHIGGSLGLEGAGGLQLLDIKESSDDVDGLMGLSLTLDEWMRLDSGEIDDEDQISERTSKILAAHHATSTDMFRGRSKGDKKRGKGRKCGLLGNNFTVALMVQLRDPLRNYEPVGTPMLALIQVERVFVPPKPKIYSTVPLVRENNEEDDDAEFVKKEVMKEAPKEEEIVEEERIPQYKITEVHVAGLQPEPGKKKIWGSATQQQSGSRWLVANGMGKNNKHPFMKSKVAGKSAPPATTTTVQPGETLWSISSRVHGTGAKWKELAKLNPHIRNPNVIFPNETIRLK